In one Tessaracoccus palaemonis genomic region, the following are encoded:
- a CDS encoding M23 family metallopeptidase, whose protein sequence is MKPTSQPRHGSDTSEVFDLDGAASGGGRHAAPRTRRGGAWVGRLVAVGSVVGACALVSAMALSGGDPHVAVTAVPAPSVSRPALVSQDLSETPGLPSAPAPSTPAFDPFSAATPEVAQPDGTPSVVPLPTAPATIATTRVADLRHVDADRLLTKPVVGRATSPFGMRLHPVLGYWKLHTGQDWAAACGTPVGAARAGTVVFTGWAGGNGVQVKIDHGMISGHRVVTTYNHLSAIGVAVGQKVDVLDGIGLVGSTGYSTGCHLHFEVIVDGQFTDPIPWLNGKPTVVDLSRAEYTTAPTASASPTATKTPAAASATPSKKPSSSRTRASSTARPSASASPSRRHSHSPSASTSASPSPTPDESPSPSVSPSPSVSPSLSPSASPSPSQEGSESAGDVQSSSVPPTLQPTAKPTPSQE, encoded by the coding sequence ATGAAGCCGACGTCCCAGCCGCGACACGGATCGGACACCAGCGAGGTGTTCGACCTCGACGGTGCTGCGTCCGGTGGCGGGCGTCATGCGGCCCCACGCACCCGCCGGGGCGGCGCCTGGGTGGGGAGGCTGGTGGCCGTCGGGTCGGTGGTCGGGGCCTGCGCGCTGGTGTCGGCGATGGCTCTGTCGGGGGGCGATCCTCACGTCGCGGTGACGGCCGTTCCCGCACCGTCGGTCAGCCGACCCGCGCTGGTGTCGCAGGACCTGTCCGAGACGCCTGGCCTGCCCAGCGCGCCTGCTCCGTCCACCCCCGCCTTCGATCCGTTCAGCGCCGCGACGCCGGAGGTCGCGCAGCCCGACGGCACCCCGTCGGTCGTACCCCTGCCGACCGCCCCTGCCACGATCGCCACCACCAGGGTCGCCGACCTGAGGCACGTCGACGCCGACCGGCTGCTCACCAAGCCGGTCGTGGGGAGGGCGACGTCGCCGTTCGGGATGCGGCTCCACCCGGTGCTGGGCTACTGGAAGCTGCACACCGGACAGGACTGGGCCGCCGCCTGCGGCACCCCCGTCGGCGCGGCCCGCGCCGGCACGGTCGTGTTCACGGGGTGGGCCGGCGGCAACGGGGTGCAGGTGAAGATCGACCACGGGATGATCTCCGGCCACCGTGTGGTGACGACATACAACCACCTCTCGGCGATCGGGGTCGCCGTCGGACAGAAGGTCGACGTGCTCGACGGGATCGGGCTCGTCGGGTCCACCGGATACTCGACGGGCTGCCATCTCCACTTCGAGGTCATCGTCGACGGGCAGTTCACCGATCCGATCCCGTGGCTCAACGGCAAGCCGACGGTCGTGGATCTGAGCAGGGCCGAGTACACGACCGCCCCGACTGCCAGCGCGTCCCCGACGGCGACGAAGACACCTGCTGCCGCATCTGCCACCCCTTCGAAGAAGCCCTCCTCGAGCCGGACTCGTGCCTCGTCGACGGCCAGGCCGAGCGCCAGCGCGAGCCCGTCGCGTCGGCACAGTCACTCCCCGAGCGCGTCCACGTCGGCGAGCCCGTCCCCGACGCCCGACGAGTCGCCGTCGCCGAGCGTTTCCCCGTCGCCGAGCGTGTCGCCGAGTCTGTCGCCCAGCGCATCGCCATCGCCGAGCCAAGAGGGCTCCGAGTCGGCCGGCGATGTGCAGAGCTCGTCCGTGCCGCCGACCCTGCAGCCCACCGCGAAACCCACACCGTCTCAGGAGTGA
- a CDS encoding DUF3566 domain-containing protein codes for MSENSPRWPGSDGSPGLDFSPYRKAALSEAGRTASSAPTKSASSAPDASSTRITPSAKERAERTAKEWAAAPVAGAPSAAPVAPPAPVSSPSADEKTGVLGRLQGPVSAESAAEKTAVAPVAAARKPRRTRKARLRLSRIDPWSVMKTTFLFAIAFGVMLVVAVFVLWSVLAGSGALESVNTLINTLIGDADTAFKIEDYLSVSRVLGFAVLIAAIDVVIITAVATLFAFLYNLSAVVMGGLEVTLAED; via the coding sequence ATGAGTGAGAACTCGCCTCGCTGGCCGGGGAGCGATGGTTCCCCCGGCCTCGACTTCTCGCCGTACCGCAAGGCGGCGCTGTCCGAGGCAGGCCGCACGGCTTCCTCTGCGCCGACGAAGTCGGCGTCCAGCGCCCCCGATGCGTCCTCGACGCGCATCACGCCCAGCGCCAAGGAGCGCGCTGAGCGGACCGCGAAGGAGTGGGCCGCGGCCCCCGTCGCGGGTGCCCCGTCGGCGGCCCCCGTCGCACCGCCCGCCCCCGTCTCGAGCCCGTCGGCCGATGAGAAGACCGGCGTGCTCGGCCGACTCCAGGGCCCCGTGTCCGCCGAGTCCGCCGCGGAGAAGACCGCCGTCGCGCCGGTGGCCGCTGCCCGCAAGCCGCGCCGCACGCGCAAGGCCCGCCTGAGGCTGTCGCGCATCGACCCCTGGTCGGTGATGAAGACGACGTTCCTGTTCGCCATCGCTTTCGGCGTGATGCTGGTGGTCGCGGTGTTCGTGCTGTGGTCGGTGCTCGCCGGCTCGGGCGCGCTGGAGAGCGTCAACACCCTGATCAACACGCTCATCGGTGACGCCGACACCGCGTTCAAGATCGAGGACTACCTGTCCGTGTCGCGCGTGCTGGGTTTCGCTGTCCTGATCGCGGCGATCGACGTCGTGATCATCACGGCCGTGGCCACACTGTTCGCCTTCCTGTACAACCTGTCGGCCGTCGTGATGGGCGGCCTGGAGGTCACTCTCGCGGAGGACTGA
- the gyrA gene encoding DNA gyrase subunit A yields the protein MADDKFGELAIHGRISPVDLQHEIQNSYLDYAMSVIVGRALPDVRDGLKPVHRRVLYAMWDGGYRPDRGWNKCSRVVGEVMGLYHPHGDTAIYDTLVRMAQPWAMRHTLVSGQGNFGSQGNDRAAAMRYTECKMAPLAVEMVREIEQNTVDFRPNYDNREEEPVVLPARFPNLLVNGSTGIAVGMATNIPTHNLREVGEAVQWALAHPEATKEELLEAAISKIHGPDFPGGGLIVGRQGIEDAYRTGRGSVTMRAVIDMEEDPKGRQLLVVTELPYMCNPDALAQKIADLVNSGRLTGIADIRDDTSARTGQRLVIVLKRDAQPRVVMNNLYKHTALQDTFGCNMLAIVDEVPRTLRLDQFISLWLKHQMSVIQRRTQWQLDEAERAAHLDRGLVKALNMLDEVIALIRASRTAEEANTRLQELLDIDELQARNILDQQLRRLASMEIQKIIDRLATLEAKIADLKDILASEERQREIISVELQEIVDKYGDDRRTRIIAADGDFSEEDFIPNEDVVVTITHGGYAKRTKADLYRTQKRGGKGVRGATLRADDEVEHLFATTNHQWILFFTNFGRVYRAKAWQLPEAGRDAKGGHVAGLMNFLPDERIAQVLTINSYEDADYLLLATRHGLVKKTELKAYDSPRQAGVIAINFREEGDELIGASLVSSEDDVLLISRKGQAIRFQADDAQLRPMGRATSGVTGMKFRDGDELLSMAVLKADVDYDGQYVFTVTDGGFAKRTAVADYRRQGRGGLGIKAMKLVEDRGQLVGGLIVGDADEVMAIKISGQVTRSAVADVPVKGRDTMGVKFVGVKGDDAVGAIALYPESDSTEEVDAEGGTGAETATGTVEPEDPSGADPVTAPTTEEDSDE from the coding sequence ATGGCTGACGACAAGTTCGGCGAACTCGCGATCCACGGGCGCATCTCCCCCGTCGACCTGCAGCACGAGATCCAGAACTCCTACCTCGACTACGCGATGAGCGTGATCGTCGGGCGCGCGCTGCCCGACGTCCGCGACGGCCTCAAGCCCGTCCACCGTCGCGTGCTCTACGCGATGTGGGACGGCGGCTACCGCCCCGACCGCGGCTGGAACAAGTGCTCCCGCGTCGTCGGTGAGGTCATGGGCCTCTACCACCCCCACGGCGATACCGCGATCTACGACACCCTCGTGCGCATGGCGCAGCCGTGGGCCATGCGCCACACGCTCGTCTCCGGGCAGGGCAACTTCGGCTCGCAGGGCAACGACCGCGCCGCGGCCATGCGATACACCGAGTGCAAGATGGCCCCGCTGGCCGTCGAGATGGTCCGCGAGATCGAGCAGAACACCGTCGACTTCCGGCCGAACTACGACAACCGCGAGGAGGAGCCGGTCGTCCTGCCGGCCCGCTTCCCGAACCTGCTGGTCAACGGCTCCACCGGCATCGCGGTGGGCATGGCGACCAACATCCCGACGCACAACCTGCGTGAGGTCGGCGAGGCCGTCCAGTGGGCGCTCGCCCACCCGGAGGCCACCAAGGAGGAGCTGCTCGAGGCGGCCATCTCCAAGATCCACGGCCCCGACTTCCCGGGCGGCGGCCTGATCGTCGGCCGTCAGGGCATCGAGGACGCGTACCGCACCGGCCGCGGTTCGGTCACCATGCGCGCGGTCATCGACATGGAGGAGGACCCCAAGGGGCGTCAGCTCCTGGTCGTCACCGAGCTGCCCTACATGTGCAACCCGGACGCGCTGGCGCAGAAGATCGCCGACCTGGTGAACTCCGGTCGGCTGACCGGCATCGCGGACATCCGCGACGACACCTCCGCCCGTACCGGCCAGCGCCTCGTCATCGTGCTGAAGCGCGACGCCCAGCCGCGCGTCGTGATGAACAACCTGTACAAGCACACCGCGCTGCAGGACACGTTCGGCTGCAACATGCTGGCGATCGTCGACGAGGTGCCCCGCACCCTGCGCCTCGACCAGTTCATCTCCCTGTGGCTCAAGCACCAGATGAGCGTCATCCAGCGACGCACGCAGTGGCAGCTGGACGAGGCTGAGCGCGCCGCTCACCTCGACCGCGGCCTGGTCAAGGCCCTGAACATGCTCGACGAGGTCATCGCGCTGATCCGCGCGAGCCGCACCGCCGAGGAGGCGAACACCCGCCTGCAGGAGCTCCTCGACATCGACGAGCTGCAGGCCCGCAACATCCTCGACCAGCAGCTGCGCCGCCTGGCGTCGATGGAGATCCAGAAGATCATCGACCGGTTGGCCACGCTCGAGGCGAAGATCGCCGATCTGAAGGACATCCTCGCCTCCGAGGAGCGTCAGCGCGAGATCATCTCGGTCGAGCTGCAGGAGATCGTCGACAAGTACGGCGACGACCGCCGCACCCGCATCATCGCGGCCGACGGTGACTTCTCCGAGGAGGACTTCATCCCCAACGAGGATGTCGTCGTCACCATCACGCACGGCGGCTACGCCAAGCGCACTAAGGCCGACCTCTACCGCACGCAGAAGCGGGGCGGCAAGGGCGTCCGCGGCGCCACGCTGCGCGCCGACGACGAGGTCGAACACCTGTTCGCGACCACCAACCACCAGTGGATCCTGTTCTTCACGAACTTCGGCCGCGTCTACCGCGCCAAGGCGTGGCAGCTGCCGGAGGCCGGCCGGGACGCCAAGGGCGGCCACGTCGCGGGGCTGATGAACTTCCTGCCCGACGAGCGCATCGCGCAGGTGCTGACGATCAACTCGTACGAGGACGCCGACTACCTCCTTCTCGCCACCCGACACGGGCTGGTGAAGAAGACCGAGCTCAAGGCCTACGACTCCCCGCGTCAGGCGGGCGTCATCGCGATCAACTTCCGCGAGGAGGGCGACGAGCTGATCGGCGCGTCGCTGGTCTCGTCGGAGGACGACGTGCTGCTGATCTCCCGCAAGGGCCAGGCCATCCGCTTCCAGGCGGACGACGCGCAGCTGCGCCCGATGGGCCGCGCGACGTCCGGCGTCACCGGCATGAAGTTCCGCGACGGCGACGAGCTGCTGTCCATGGCGGTGCTGAAGGCCGACGTCGACTACGACGGTCAGTACGTCTTCACTGTCACCGACGGCGGTTTCGCCAAGCGGACCGCGGTCGCGGACTACCGTCGCCAGGGCCGCGGCGGCCTCGGCATCAAGGCGATGAAGCTGGTGGAGGATCGAGGACAGCTCGTCGGCGGCCTGATCGTGGGCGATGCCGACGAGGTGATGGCCATCAAGATCTCCGGCCAGGTCACCCGCTCCGCGGTCGCCGACGTGCCCGTCAAGGGCCGCGACACCATGGGCGTGAAGTTCGTCGGGGTGAAGGGTGACGACGCCGTCGGGGCCATCGCGCTCTACCCGGAGTCGGATTCCACGGAGGAGGTCGACGCTGAGGGCGGTACCGGGGCGGAGACCGCAACGGGTACCGTAGAGCCCGAAGACCCGAGTGGCGCCGACCCGGTGACCGCGCCTACCACCGAGGAGGACTCCGATGAGTGA
- a CDS encoding alpha-amylase family protein gives MKWIDHTIWWQVYPLGFCGAPIRTGDHSPAPRLRRLYNWLDYIIELGANGLLLGPVFESETHGYDTTDHYRIDARLGGDEEFDQLISRSHERGIKVLLDGVFSHVGYRHPLFQQALVEGRDSAAARVFDIDWEADGGPQPRVFEGHGGLVRLRHDAPETVVFVTDIMNHWLDRGADGWRLDAAYSVPPEFWAKVLAGVREKHPDTWILGEVIHGDYPAFVSQSGVDSVTQYELWKAIWSSLKDENLYELDWSLKRHNKFLETFTPTTFIGNHDVTRIASQVDQQKAVVAAALLLLLGGIPSIYAGDEQGFTGVKADTVDGDDAVRPPFPPSPSELLPFGEPVFEAYEALIGIRRRNPWLVNARVDRLDLDDSQYRMCVYANDGDEFLVLQLEHGGRHVKVYRGEHDLLWSTYSWSGAIA, from the coding sequence ATGAAGTGGATCGACCACACCATCTGGTGGCAGGTCTACCCCCTGGGGTTCTGCGGGGCGCCGATCCGCACGGGGGACCACTCCCCCGCGCCGCGGCTGCGGCGGCTGTACAACTGGCTTGACTACATCATCGAGTTGGGCGCCAACGGGCTGCTGCTCGGCCCGGTGTTCGAGTCCGAGACGCACGGCTACGACACCACTGACCACTACCGCATCGACGCGCGCCTCGGCGGAGACGAGGAGTTCGACCAGCTGATCTCCCGTTCGCACGAGCGCGGCATCAAGGTGCTGCTCGACGGCGTGTTCAGCCACGTCGGCTACCGCCACCCCCTCTTCCAACAGGCGCTCGTCGAGGGCCGGGACAGCGCGGCGGCTCGCGTCTTCGACATCGACTGGGAGGCCGACGGCGGCCCACAGCCGCGCGTGTTCGAGGGGCACGGCGGCCTCGTCCGTCTCCGGCACGACGCGCCGGAGACCGTCGTCTTCGTGACCGACATCATGAACCACTGGCTCGACCGAGGCGCCGACGGCTGGCGCCTGGACGCCGCCTACTCGGTGCCCCCGGAGTTCTGGGCGAAGGTGCTTGCCGGCGTGCGCGAGAAGCACCCCGACACGTGGATCCTCGGCGAGGTGATCCACGGCGACTACCCCGCCTTCGTCTCGCAGAGCGGCGTCGACTCGGTCACGCAGTACGAGCTGTGGAAGGCCATCTGGTCCAGCCTGAAGGACGAGAACCTCTACGAGCTGGACTGGTCGCTCAAACGCCACAACAAGTTCCTGGAGACGTTCACCCCCACCACCTTCATCGGCAACCACGACGTCACGCGGATCGCCAGCCAGGTCGACCAGCAGAAGGCTGTCGTCGCGGCTGCGCTGCTACTGCTCCTCGGAGGCATTCCGTCGATCTATGCGGGGGACGAGCAGGGCTTCACGGGCGTCAAGGCCGACACCGTCGACGGCGACGACGCCGTTCGGCCGCCCTTCCCGCCCTCCCCATCGGAGCTCCTGCCGTTCGGTGAGCCGGTGTTCGAGGCCTACGAAGCCCTGATCGGCATCCGCCGCCGGAATCCGTGGCTCGTCAACGCCCGCGTCGACCGCCTCGACCTCGACGACTCGCAGTACCGGATGTGCGTGTACGCGAACGACGGCGACGAGTTCCTTGTGCTGCAGCTTGAGCATGGCGGCCGGCACGTGAAGGTCTACCGCGGCGAGCATGACCTCCTGTGGTCCACCTACTCCTGGAGCGGTGCGATCGCCTGA
- a CDS encoding SIMPL domain-containing protein has protein sequence MRITVTGVSQLRLPAECVVVTLTTGFTGPRRDEVVAETVRTTDAMRARLQEAIADCRGRDLKLTSLRTWAGAGTDSQGNPGTPQHSAEVRGSVRLDDLSAVGPLLGELAATRGIRVVGLDWQLTEETIAQQQPEVIGEAFRDARQRAGWIAAAAGYRRIEPTSIRDDGAPMFARAMSAPMQRGGSAPQIDLDPADVEVSAHLTVDFETT, from the coding sequence ATGAGGATCACGGTGACGGGGGTCAGCCAGCTCAGGCTCCCGGCGGAGTGCGTCGTCGTCACGCTGACGACGGGCTTCACGGGGCCGCGGCGCGACGAGGTCGTCGCGGAGACGGTGAGGACGACGGACGCGATGCGCGCCCGCCTCCAGGAGGCGATCGCCGACTGTCGTGGCCGTGACCTCAAGCTCACGTCTCTGCGGACCTGGGCGGGGGCGGGCACCGATTCCCAGGGAAACCCGGGCACCCCACAGCACTCAGCCGAGGTGCGCGGATCCGTCCGCCTCGACGACCTGTCCGCCGTCGGCCCGTTGCTGGGCGAGCTGGCCGCCACGCGAGGGATCCGCGTCGTCGGGCTCGACTGGCAGCTGACCGAGGAGACCATCGCCCAGCAGCAGCCCGAGGTCATCGGCGAGGCGTTCCGCGACGCGCGGCAGCGCGCCGGGTGGATCGCAGCGGCTGCCGGTTACCGCAGGATCGAGCCGACGAGTATCCGCGACGACGGCGCGCCGATGTTCGCCAGGGCGATGTCCGCCCCGATGCAACGTGGGGGGTCAGCGCCTCAGATCGACCTCGATCCGGCTGATGTCGAGGTCTCCGCGCACCTGACCGTCGATTTCGAGACCACCTGA
- a CDS encoding CopG family transcriptional regulator, whose translation MAMTLRLTPEDEEALTRLADHEGVSRQEATVRAIHEVLARRLRRDEVASLSAAARERYADLLDRLGQ comes from the coding sequence ATGGCAATGACTCTACGACTTACCCCCGAGGACGAGGAAGCCCTCACCCGGCTCGCCGACCACGAAGGCGTGAGCAGGCAGGAGGCAACCGTCCGCGCGATCCACGAGGTTCTTGCCCGGCGACTCAGACGCGATGAGGTAGCGTCACTGTCGGCCGCAGCCCGAGAACGCTACGCCGATCTACTCGACCGCCTCGGCCAGTGA
- the gyrB gene encoding DNA topoisomerase (ATP-hydrolyzing) subunit B, whose product MEGLQDSADNTVSGSYDADQISVLEGLEAVRKRPGMYIGSTGERGLHHLVYEIVDNSVDEALAGYCDTINVELLDDGGVRVKDNGRGIPVKEHPIEKIPTVTLVLTVLHAGGKFGDGGYKVSGGLHGVGSSVVNALSEKLIVDVRRDGFRFQQTFHLGDPVTELEQLEETDETGTTITFFPSPDIFETTDFSYDTLATRFREMAFLNKGLRITVADERTGHQVLDDEGEPVQHHDEFHYEQGLTDYVKFLSSGKEAIHPSVIDVEAHSPEQGMGVEIAMQWNASYTSSVYTFANTINTTEGGTHEEGFRAALTNTVNRWGDSWGLIRKREDRVSGDDIREGLTAIVSIKVSEPQFEGQTKTKLGNTEARSFVQRVLNDRLGDWFERNPAEGKEIIRKAQSAAQARIAARKARDMARSRKGLLGSSGLPGKLVDCQSTNPAECELFIVEGDSAGGSARGGREPRTQAILPIRGKILNVEKARIDKILANKEVEAIINALGAGMQEDFDLEKLRYHKLVLMADADVDGAHIRTLLLTLLFRFMRPMIDAGHVFLAQPPLFRLRWTNSPHELAYSDDERDKLREQGLAEGKKLPNVNPIQRYKGLGEMNADDLWDTTMDPAKRILLQVSLEDAAQADQMFSVLMGEDVEQRRSFIQRNARDVRFLDI is encoded by the coding sequence ATGGAAGGGCTGCAGGACTCGGCGGACAACACCGTCTCCGGCAGCTACGACGCGGACCAGATCTCGGTCCTCGAGGGTCTCGAGGCAGTGCGCAAGCGTCCTGGCATGTACATCGGGTCCACCGGCGAACGCGGGCTCCACCACCTGGTCTACGAGATCGTCGACAACTCCGTCGACGAGGCCCTGGCCGGCTACTGCGACACCATCAACGTCGAACTGCTCGACGACGGCGGTGTGCGGGTGAAGGACAACGGCCGCGGCATCCCCGTCAAGGAACACCCGATCGAGAAGATCCCCACCGTCACGCTCGTCCTGACCGTCCTCCACGCGGGCGGCAAGTTCGGCGACGGCGGCTACAAGGTCTCCGGCGGCCTGCACGGCGTGGGTTCCTCCGTCGTGAACGCGCTGTCGGAGAAGCTGATCGTCGACGTCCGACGCGACGGCTTCCGCTTCCAGCAGACGTTCCACCTGGGCGATCCAGTCACCGAGCTGGAGCAGCTGGAGGAGACCGACGAGACCGGCACCACCATCACGTTCTTCCCGTCGCCTGACATCTTCGAGACCACCGACTTCTCCTATGACACGCTCGCGACCCGCTTCCGCGAGATGGCGTTCCTGAACAAGGGCCTGAGGATCACCGTCGCTGACGAGCGCACCGGCCACCAGGTCCTCGACGACGAGGGCGAGCCGGTCCAGCACCACGACGAGTTCCACTACGAGCAGGGCCTCACGGACTACGTGAAGTTCCTGTCGTCGGGCAAGGAGGCCATCCACCCGTCCGTGATCGACGTCGAGGCCCACTCCCCCGAGCAGGGGATGGGCGTCGAGATCGCGATGCAGTGGAACGCCAGCTACACCAGCAGCGTCTACACGTTCGCCAACACGATCAACACCACCGAGGGTGGCACGCACGAGGAGGGTTTCCGCGCGGCGCTGACCAACACGGTGAACCGCTGGGGCGACTCGTGGGGCCTCATCCGCAAGCGCGAGGACCGCGTCTCCGGCGACGACATCCGCGAGGGTCTGACGGCCATCGTCTCCATCAAGGTCTCCGAGCCGCAGTTCGAGGGCCAGACCAAGACCAAGCTCGGCAACACCGAGGCCCGCAGCTTCGTGCAGCGCGTGCTGAACGACCGCCTGGGCGACTGGTTCGAGCGGAACCCCGCTGAGGGCAAGGAGATCATCCGCAAGGCGCAGTCCGCGGCCCAGGCCCGCATCGCCGCCCGCAAGGCGCGCGACATGGCCCGCTCCCGCAAGGGCCTGCTCGGCTCGTCGGGCCTGCCCGGCAAGCTCGTCGACTGCCAGTCGACCAACCCCGCCGAGTGCGAACTGTTCATCGTCGAGGGCGACTCCGCAGGCGGCTCCGCCCGCGGCGGCCGCGAGCCGAGGACGCAGGCGATCCTGCCCATCCGCGGCAAGATCCTGAACGTCGAGAAGGCCCGCATCGACAAGATCCTCGCCAACAAGGAGGTCGAGGCGATCATCAACGCGCTCGGCGCCGGCATGCAGGAGGACTTCGACCTCGAGAAGCTGCGCTACCACAAGCTCGTCCTGATGGCCGACGCCGACGTCGACGGCGCCCACATCCGCACGCTGCTCCTGACGCTCCTGTTCCGCTTCATGCGCCCGATGATCGACGCGGGCCACGTCTTCCTCGCCCAGCCGCCGCTGTTCAGGCTCCGCTGGACCAACTCGCCCCACGAGCTGGCCTACAGCGACGACGAGCGCGACAAGCTGCGTGAGCAGGGCCTCGCCGAGGGCAAGAAGCTGCCGAACGTCAACCCGATCCAGCGCTACAAGGGTCTGGGCGAGATGAACGCCGACGACCTGTGGGACACCACGATGGACCCGGCCAAGCGCATCCTGCTCCAGGTCTCGCTGGAGGACGCCGCGCAGGCCGACCAGATGTTCTCCGTCCTGATGGGCGAGGACGTCGAGCAGCGCCGGTCGTTCATCCAGCGCAACGCGCGCGACGTGCGCTTCCTCGACATCTGA
- a CDS encoding sulfite exporter TauE/SafE family protein — protein MEWIVLGVAALIVGIAKTSFGGLGSLAVALFALAMPTKESTAAALILLITGDVVAVLRYRKAADWRLLRALLPAVIPGLLLGAWFLSLVDDLVLKRSIGWLLLAFVLIQLGWQLLTARRAAAEATDGVPHRALSIGAGVAAGFTTMSANAAGPVMALYLQLAKVEKLRFLGTGAWYFFIINLTKVPLSASLGLFTPSVLTTAAALVPVVVVGTFIGMLIIGRIPQRAFDIITLLASVVAAGALLVL, from the coding sequence GTGGAGTGGATCGTTCTGGGCGTCGCGGCGCTGATCGTCGGCATCGCGAAGACGAGCTTCGGCGGGCTCGGGTCACTCGCCGTTGCGCTGTTCGCGCTCGCCATGCCGACCAAGGAGTCGACGGCGGCCGCCCTGATCCTGCTGATCACCGGCGACGTCGTGGCAGTGCTGCGGTACCGGAAGGCCGCCGACTGGCGGCTGCTCCGCGCGCTACTGCCGGCCGTCATCCCCGGGCTCCTACTCGGCGCCTGGTTCCTCTCCCTCGTCGACGACCTGGTCCTCAAGCGCTCCATCGGCTGGCTGCTGCTGGCATTCGTCCTGATCCAGCTGGGCTGGCAACTGCTGACCGCGCGGCGGGCCGCAGCCGAGGCGACCGACGGCGTTCCGCACCGTGCGCTGTCCATCGGCGCCGGTGTAGCCGCAGGGTTCACGACCATGTCGGCCAACGCCGCCGGTCCCGTCATGGCGCTGTACCTCCAGCTGGCGAAAGTGGAGAAGCTGCGCTTCCTCGGCACGGGCGCTTGGTACTTCTTCATCATCAACCTGACCAAGGTGCCGCTGAGCGCGTCGCTGGGGCTGTTCACGCCGTCGGTCCTGACGACGGCCGCGGCGCTCGTCCCCGTCGTGGTGGTTGGGACGTTCATCGGCATGCTGATCATCGGTCGGATCCCGCAACGGGCATTCGACATCATCACGCTGCTGGCCTCGGTCGTCGCCGCTGGTGCGCTGCTTGTCCTCTGA
- a CDS encoding type II toxin-antitoxin system death-on-curing family toxin, translating into MIEYLSLEDLLSLVGDLGVGPLRDIGLLDSAAHRPQVSVLGEDAYPGIHEKAAVLLESLVRNHPLVDGNKRLGWLATVVFYGLNGVTLEAPDDDAYDLVIAVASGESAYPQSAIALESWTLS; encoded by the coding sequence GTGATCGAGTACCTCAGCCTTGAGGACCTGCTTTCCCTGGTCGGGGACCTCGGGGTCGGCCCGCTCAGGGACATCGGGCTACTCGACTCCGCAGCCCACCGCCCGCAGGTAAGCGTCCTCGGCGAGGACGCGTATCCGGGCATCCACGAGAAGGCGGCCGTGCTCCTGGAGTCGCTCGTTCGCAACCACCCGCTGGTGGACGGCAACAAGCGTCTCGGCTGGCTCGCCACGGTTGTCTTCTACGGGCTCAACGGCGTCACCCTCGAGGCCCCTGACGATGACGCCTACGATCTCGTCATCGCCGTCGCTTCCGGAGAGTCCGCCTACCCACAGTCCGCGATCGCACTGGAGTCGTGGACACTCAGCTGA